One window of the Bradyrhizobium sp. NP1 genome contains the following:
- a CDS encoding NAD(P)-dependent oxidoreductase codes for MPRILMTGASGGIGTSLRKLLPALYPDLVLSDIRKPADLAQSEKFKAADLADLAQVEAICEGIDGILHFGGYSVEGPWDEILQSNIIGCYNLFEAARRKGVKRVVFASSNHAVGFYPRDHRIGTDVTTRPDSRYGVSKAFGEATGALYADKHGIKVTCIRIGNFGDKPLDHRRLSIWLKPEDLVQLCRIGLEHPDIHFEIFYGASHNERSWWDNHRAYDLGYRPTGRAEDFREHAFAEQKKLKPDPVGDFYQGGTFCSMEFSGDKSRIIDWNKRS; via the coding sequence ATGCCACGCATATTGATGACCGGCGCGTCGGGAGGAATCGGCACGTCCTTGCGCAAATTGCTGCCGGCGCTCTATCCGGATCTCGTGCTCAGCGACATCAGGAAGCCGGCCGACCTTGCCCAGAGCGAAAAATTCAAGGCGGCCGATCTCGCCGACCTCGCCCAGGTGGAGGCGATCTGCGAGGGCATCGACGGCATCCTGCACTTCGGCGGCTATTCGGTCGAGGGACCCTGGGACGAAATCCTGCAGTCGAACATCATCGGCTGCTACAATCTGTTCGAGGCGGCGCGCAGGAAGGGCGTCAAGCGCGTGGTGTTCGCCTCCTCGAACCATGCGGTCGGCTTCTATCCGCGGGATCACCGGATCGGCACCGACGTCACCACGCGGCCCGACAGCCGCTACGGCGTCAGCAAGGCTTTTGGCGAGGCGACCGGCGCGCTCTATGCCGACAAGCACGGCATCAAGGTGACCTGCATCCGGATCGGCAATTTCGGCGACAAGCCGCTTGACCACCGAAGACTGTCGATCTGGCTGAAGCCGGAGGACCTCGTGCAGCTCTGCCGCATCGGGCTTGAGCATCCCGACATCCATTTCGAGATCTTCTACGGCGCCTCCCATAACGAGCGGTCGTGGTGGGACAACCACCGCGCCTATGATCTCGGCTATCGTCCGACCGGCCGCGCCGAGGATTTTCGCGAGCATGCCTTTGCCGAGCAGAAGAAGCTCAAGCCCGATCCGGTCGGCGACTTCTACCAGGGCGGTACGTTCTGCAGCATGGAGTTTTCCGGCGACAAGAGCCGGATCATCGACTGGAACAAGCGAAGCTAG
- a CDS encoding aldehyde dehydrogenase family protein, with the protein MVNRMQFYIDGAWVDPVVKKSTPVVNPATEEAMYEIALGSKADLDKAVAAAKRAFATYSQTSREERVALLSKVIEIYKGRMKEIGAAVSDEMGAPLPMAEKLQAGAGLGHLMNTLEVLKKYEFEEAMGTAVVVREPVGVIGMITPWNWPLNQITCKVAPALAAGCTMILKPSEFTPTSALIFAEILHEAGVPKGVFNLINGLGPEVGAAMSEHPDIDMISFTGSTRAGIDVAKRAAPTVKRVSQELGGKSPNVILDDADLTKAVTGGVMHMFNNSGQSCNAPSRMIVPLSKMKEVAAIAKGVAEKTKAGDPRADGTTIGPVVNRTQWDKIQALIKKGIDEGATLVAGGPGLPEGVNKGYYVRPTIFADVTNEMTIAREEIFGPVLTIIGAKDEADAVRIANDTPYGLAGYVSAGTVDRARKVARQIRAGNVNLQGVPNERSAPFGGYKQSGNGREWGKYGLEEYLEVKAVAGFNAA; encoded by the coding sequence ATGGTCAATCGCATGCAGTTCTACATCGACGGCGCCTGGGTCGATCCGGTCGTCAAGAAGTCCACGCCGGTGGTCAATCCGGCGACGGAAGAGGCGATGTACGAGATCGCGCTCGGCTCCAAGGCCGATCTCGACAAGGCGGTGGCCGCGGCAAAACGCGCCTTCGCGACCTATTCGCAGACCAGCCGCGAGGAGCGCGTCGCGCTGCTCTCCAAGGTCATCGAGATCTACAAGGGCCGCATGAAGGAGATCGGCGCCGCCGTCTCCGACGAGATGGGCGCGCCGCTGCCGATGGCGGAAAAGCTGCAGGCCGGCGCCGGGCTCGGCCATCTCATGAACACGCTCGAGGTGCTCAAGAAGTACGAGTTCGAGGAGGCAATGGGCACCGCGGTGGTGGTGCGCGAGCCGGTCGGCGTCATCGGCATGATCACGCCGTGGAACTGGCCCTTGAACCAGATCACCTGCAAGGTCGCGCCGGCACTGGCCGCGGGCTGCACCATGATCCTCAAGCCGTCCGAATTCACGCCGACCTCCGCGCTGATCTTCGCCGAAATCCTGCATGAAGCCGGCGTGCCGAAGGGCGTGTTCAACCTGATCAACGGCCTCGGCCCGGAAGTCGGCGCCGCCATGAGCGAGCACCCCGACATCGACATGATCTCGTTCACCGGCTCGACCCGCGCCGGCATCGATGTGGCGAAGCGCGCCGCCCCGACCGTGAAGCGCGTCAGCCAGGAGCTCGGCGGCAAGTCGCCGAACGTGATCCTCGACGATGCCGATCTCACCAAGGCGGTGACCGGCGGCGTGATGCACATGTTCAACAACTCGGGCCAATCCTGCAACGCGCCGTCGCGCATGATCGTGCCGCTGTCGAAGATGAAGGAAGTCGCCGCGATCGCCAAGGGCGTCGCCGAGAAGACCAAGGCCGGCGATCCCCGCGCCGACGGCACCACGATCGGTCCGGTCGTCAACCGCACGCAGTGGGACAAGATCCAGGCGCTGATCAAGAAGGGCATCGACGAGGGCGCCACCCTGGTTGCCGGCGGTCCCGGCCTGCCGGAGGGCGTCAACAAGGGCTACTATGTGCGGCCGACCATCTTCGCCGATGTCACCAATGAGATGACGATCGCGCGCGAGGAAATCTTCGGCCCCGTGCTGACCATCATCGGCGCCAAGGACGAGGCTGATGCGGTGAGGATCGCCAATGACACGCCCTATGGGCTTGCCGGTTACGTCTCGGCTGGCACCGTCGACCGCGCCCGCAAGGTGGCGCGGCAGATCCGCGCCGGCAACGTCAACCTGCAGGGCGTGCCGAACGAACGCAGTGCGCCGTTCGGCGGCTACAAGCAGTCGGGCAACGGCCGCGAGTGGGGCAAGTACGGCCTCGAGGAATATCTCGAGGTGAAGGCGGTCGCCGGCTTCAACGCGGCTTGA
- a CDS encoding transketolase encodes MTTDPTRLALLSALSRKVLWLSSWTIHHANHIRANTDGLKVGGHQASSASLATIMSALYFHVLRPEDRVAVKPHASPVFHAIQYLFGRQSREKLENFRGYKGAQSYPSRTKDTDDVDFSTGSVGLGVAQTLFASLVQDYVKAHGWMKERPEGRMIALVGDAEMDEGNIFEALLEGWKHGLRNAWWVVDYNRQSLDAVVREGLWAKFESMFRNFGWDVVIVKYGSLMRQAFAEPGGDRLKQWIDNCPNQMYAALCFQGGAAFRKHLQDDIGDQGEVSQLIDRRSDEELLALMSNLGGHDMASMLEAFESIDHDRPVCFIAYTIKGVGLPFQGHKDNHAGLMTVAQMEKYRQAQNIREGHEWDKFEGLDRDPAELEAFLANVPFSRVERRRLDAPVIDVPAQLTYKPAAQMSTQQGFGLVLNEIARGDSELAARIVTASPDVTVSTNLGAWVNRRGLFAKAENHDLFRQEKIPSAYTWEFSPKGQHMELGIAEMNLFILLSALGLSHQINGERLLPVGTLYDPFIERGLDALNYACYQDARFMVAATPSGITLAPEGGAHQSIATPLIGMAQDGLSSFEPAFVDELAVIMAFGFRHMQGEGAEGGSIYLRLSTRTIEQPQRMITPDLQRDITEGAYWLRRPGANCDLVIAYTGAVAPEAIEAAGLIGESHRDVGLLAVTSADRLHAGWTAARSLRRDRRGVQYLSHIEKMLAELPRDCGIVTVLDGHPAALGWLGSVRGHRVEALGVEHFGQTGTIDELYRHYGLDANSIIDAAEGVTSGAPVRHRKMAV; translated from the coding sequence ATGACCACCGACCCGACCCGTCTTGCCCTGCTGTCGGCGCTGTCGCGCAAGGTGCTGTGGCTGTCGTCCTGGACCATCCACCACGCCAACCACATCCGCGCCAACACCGATGGCTTGAAGGTCGGCGGCCATCAGGCCTCATCGGCCTCGCTCGCCACCATCATGTCGGCGCTTTATTTCCACGTGCTGCGCCCCGAGGACCGCGTCGCGGTCAAGCCGCATGCGAGCCCGGTGTTTCACGCCATCCAGTATCTGTTCGGGCGGCAGAGCCGCGAGAAGCTGGAAAACTTCCGCGGCTACAAGGGCGCGCAGTCCTATCCCTCGCGCACCAAGGACACCGACGATGTCGACTTCTCGACCGGCTCGGTGGGCCTGGGCGTCGCGCAGACGCTGTTTGCCTCGCTCGTGCAGGATTACGTCAAGGCGCATGGCTGGATGAAGGAGCGGCCCGAGGGCCGCATGATCGCCCTGGTCGGCGATGCCGAGATGGACGAGGGCAACATCTTCGAGGCGCTGCTCGAGGGCTGGAAGCACGGCCTGCGCAACGCCTGGTGGGTGGTCGACTACAACCGCCAGAGCCTGGACGCCGTGGTGCGCGAGGGACTGTGGGCCAAGTTCGAATCCATGTTCCGCAATTTCGGCTGGGACGTCGTGATCGTGAAATACGGCTCGCTGATGCGGCAGGCCTTTGCCGAGCCCGGCGGCGACAGGCTCAAGCAGTGGATCGACAACTGCCCGAACCAGATGTACGCCGCGCTCTGCTTCCAGGGCGGTGCCGCCTTCCGCAAGCATTTGCAGGACGACATCGGCGACCAGGGCGAGGTGTCGCAACTGATCGACCGCCGCAGCGACGAGGAGCTGCTCGCGCTGATGTCCAATCTCGGCGGCCATGACATGGCGAGCATGCTGGAGGCCTTCGAGTCGATCGATCACGACCGCCCGGTCTGCTTCATCGCCTACACCATCAAGGGCGTCGGCCTGCCGTTCCAGGGCCACAAGGACAACCATGCTGGCCTGATGACGGTCGCGCAGATGGAGAAGTACCGGCAGGCGCAGAACATCCGCGAGGGTCACGAGTGGGACAAGTTCGAGGGCCTCGACCGCGACCCGGCCGAGCTTGAAGCGTTCCTTGCGAACGTGCCGTTCAGCCGCGTCGAACGCCGAAGGCTGGATGCGCCTGTCATCGACGTGCCGGCGCAACTGACCTACAAGCCTGCTGCCCAGATGTCGACGCAGCAGGGCTTTGGGCTCGTGCTCAACGAGATCGCGCGCGGTGACAGCGAGCTTGCTGCGCGCATCGTCACGGCGTCGCCCGACGTCACCGTGTCGACCAATCTCGGCGCCTGGGTCAATCGCCGCGGCCTGTTCGCGAAGGCGGAGAACCACGACCTGTTCCGGCAGGAAAAGATCCCGTCGGCCTACACCTGGGAGTTCTCGCCCAAGGGCCAGCACATGGAGCTTGGCATCGCCGAGATGAACCTGTTCATCCTGCTCTCCGCGCTCGGGCTGTCGCACCAGATCAACGGCGAGCGGCTGCTGCCGGTCGGTACGCTCTATGACCCCTTCATCGAGCGCGGCCTCGATGCGCTGAACTATGCCTGCTACCAGGATGCGCGCTTCATGGTGGCGGCGACGCCGTCAGGAATCACGCTCGCGCCCGAGGGCGGCGCGCACCAGTCGATCGCGACGCCCCTGATCGGCATGGCGCAGGACGGGTTGTCGTCGTTCGAGCCGGCCTTCGTCGACGAGCTTGCCGTCATCATGGCGTTCGGCTTCCGTCACATGCAGGGCGAAGGGGCGGAGGGCGGCTCGATCTATCTGCGGCTGTCGACCCGAACCATCGAGCAGCCGCAGCGGATGATCACGCCCGATCTGCAGCGCGACATCACCGAGGGCGCCTACTGGCTGCGCAGGCCGGGCGCGAATTGCGATCTCGTGATCGCCTATACCGGCGCGGTGGCGCCCGAGGCGATCGAGGCCGCCGGGCTGATCGGCGAGAGCCATCGCGACGTCGGCCTGCTCGCGGTTACCTCCGCCGATCGGCTGCATGCCGGCTGGACCGCGGCGCGAAGCTTGCGGCGCGACCGCCGCGGGGTTCAATATTTGAGCCATATCGAAAAGATGCTGGCGGAACTGCCGCGCGACTGCGGCATCGTCACCGTGCTCGACGGCCATCCCGCGGCGCTCGGCTGGCTCGGCAGCGTGCGCGGCCACCGCGTCGAGGCGCTCGGCGTCGAGCACTTCGGCCAGACCGGCACGATCGACGAGCTCTATCGCCATTATGGACTGGACGCCAATTCCATCATCGACGCGGCGGAAGGCGTCACCTCGGGCGCGCCGGTGCGGCATCGCAAGATGGCGGTGTGA
- a CDS encoding SMP-30/gluconolactonase/LRE family protein, producing the protein MSDASSHAQGWRPATCYPDPAIHALEPRFEKYWLKLSAVERLATGLRWAEGPVWVGDGRYLLCSDIPNQRIIKWEEETGAVSIFRKPSNFANGNTRDRQGRLVTCEHGGRRVVRTEYDGSITVLMDSFNGKRLNSPNDVVVKSDGSIWFTDPVFGLLGNYEGYKAEPEIDANVYRIDGETGKAAIVAEGVLGPNGLCFSPDEKILYIVESRGAPNRKILAYDVAPGGDRITNKRVLIDAGPGTPDGMRCDIDGNLWCGWGMGSAELDGVMVFAPDGAPIGRIALPERCANVCFGGLKRNRLFMAASQSIYALYVNTQGAFGG; encoded by the coding sequence ATGTCAGATGCATCTTCTCACGCCCAGGGTTGGCGGCCTGCGACTTGCTATCCCGATCCGGCGATCCACGCGCTTGAGCCCCGCTTCGAGAAATACTGGCTGAAGCTTTCCGCGGTGGAGCGCCTCGCCACGGGTTTGCGCTGGGCCGAGGGCCCGGTGTGGGTCGGTGACGGGCGCTATCTCTTGTGCAGCGACATCCCCAACCAGCGCATCATCAAGTGGGAGGAAGAAACCGGCGCGGTCTCGATCTTCCGAAAACCCTCGAACTTCGCCAACGGCAATACCCGCGATCGTCAGGGCCGGCTCGTCACCTGCGAGCACGGCGGACGGCGCGTGGTGCGCACCGAATATGACGGCTCGATCACCGTCCTGATGGACTCCTTCAACGGCAAGCGGCTGAATTCGCCCAACGACGTCGTGGTGAAGTCCGACGGCTCGATCTGGTTCACCGATCCCGTGTTCGGCCTGCTCGGCAATTACGAAGGCTACAAGGCCGAGCCCGAGATCGACGCCAATGTCTACCGTATCGACGGCGAGACCGGCAAAGCCGCAATCGTCGCCGAGGGCGTGCTGGGTCCGAACGGGCTCTGCTTCTCGCCCGACGAGAAAATCCTCTACATCGTGGAATCCCGCGGGGCGCCGAACCGCAAGATCCTCGCCTATGACGTCGCCCCCGGCGGCGACAGGATCACCAACAAGCGCGTGTTGATCGACGCCGGCCCCGGCACCCCCGACGGCATGCGCTGCGACATCGACGGCAACCTCTGGTGCGGCTGGGGCATGGGCAGCGCCGAGCTCGACGGCGTCATGGTGTTCGCGCCCGACGGCGCCCCGATTGGCCGCATCGCGCTGCCCGAGCGCTGCGCCAATGTCTGCTTCGGCGGATTGAAGCGCAACCGCCTGTTCATGGCGGCGAGCCAGTCGATCTACGCGCTCTATGTGAATACGCAGGGCGCGTTCGGAGGATAG